The proteins below are encoded in one region of Meriones unguiculatus strain TT.TT164.6M chromosome 18, Bangor_MerUng_6.1, whole genome shotgun sequence:
- the LOC132648972 gene encoding olfactory receptor 4K3-like: MGVGNQSVVSEFILWGLSNSWNIQLSLFVIFLMIYLLIVSGNITILVLIISDPHLYSPMYFLLANLSFVDMWLSSVTTPKMITDFLRENKTISFAGCMSQVFFAHCIAAGEMVLLVVMAYDRYVAICKPLHYFTIMNLKRCTGLVLTSWTTGFVHAMSHLVVIVELPFCGPKEIDSFFCDMPLVIKLACIDSDDLDVLMNAGCGVVAVTCFIPLLISYTYILITVRQSSKAGAHKALSTCTAHITVVIIFFAPCIFIYVWPLNITWLDKFLAVFYSVFTPLLNPGIYTLRNKEMKNAMKRFISNYFGPKGNF; encoded by the coding sequence ATGGGTGTAGGCAATCAGTCTGTGGTGTCAGAATTTATACTTTGGGGACTTTCCAACTCATGGAATATTCAGCTCTCACTCTTTgtgatatttttaatgatttatctTCTCATTGTTTCTGGAAATATTACCATTCTGGTTTTAATCATCTCTGACCCGCATCTGTATTCTCCCATGTACTTCCTGTTGGccaacctgtcttttgttgatatGTGGCTTTCTTCAGTCACCACTCCTAAAATGATCACAGACTTTCTCAGGGAAAACAAGACTATTTCCTTTGCAGGCTGCATGTCTCAGGTCTTCTTTGCTCACTGCATCGCTGCAGGAGAGATGGTGTTGTTGGTGGTAATGgcttatgaccgctatgtggccatctgcaagCCACTGCATTACTTTAccatcatgaacctgaaaagatgTACTGGGTTGGTGTTGACTTCCTGGACAACTGGATTTGTACATGCCATGAGTCACCTGGTAGTGATTGTGGAGCTGCCATTTTGTGGACCTAAGGAAATAGACAGTTTTTTCTGTGATATGCCATTGGTAATCAAGCTAGCTTGCATAGATTCCGATGATTTGGATGTTCTAATGAATGCTGGCTGTGGGGTTGTGGCTGTAACCTGCTTTATTCCGTTGCTCATATCCTACACTTATATCCTAATCACTGTACGACAGAGCTCTAAAGCTGGGGCTCATAAGGCCCTGTCCACGTGCACTGCCCACATCACAGTGGTGATCATCTTTTTTGCACCTTGCATCTTCATCTATGTGTGGCCTCTCAATATCACCTGGTTGGATAAATTTCTTGCTGTATTTTACTCTGTTTTCACACCTCTCCTCAACCCAGGTATTTATActctgagaaataaagaaatgaaaaatgccatgaaaagattTATAAGCAACTACTTTGGTCCCAAAGGAAATTTCTAA